From the Kitasatospora atroaurantiaca genome, the window AGGATCTTGTTGACCAGCGAGGTCACAAGCGGCGAGCCGTAGACCGGGTCGATGATGACCGGGCGCTTCGGGGCGGGACCCTTACGAGGCATTCTTACTTCTCCTTCTTGGCGCCGTAGCGGCTACGAGCCTGCTTGCGGTTCTTGACACCCTGGGTGTCGAGCGAGCCGCGGATGATCTTGTAGCGGACACCAGGAAGGTCCTTCACACGGCCACCGCGCACCAGCACGATGGAGTGCTCCTGCAGGTTGTGGCCCTCACCCGGAATGTAGGCGGTGACCTCGATCCCGCTGGTGAGGCGCACACGGGCGACCTTACGGAGAGCCGAGTTCGGCTTCTTCGGGGTGGTCGTGTACACACGCGTGCAAACACCGCGGCGCTGGGGGGAACCCTTCAGCGCGGGCGTCTTGTTCTTCTCGACCTTGTCCTGCCGGCCCTTTCGGACCAGCTGCTGGATCGTAGGCACCGTTTCTCCGTTTTCTGTGTGCCAAGGCTGCGTAAAACTAACCTGCGGTGACCCCAACGCTCCGACCCACGCGGTCGGGTGTGTTGAGCCTCTTCCGTTCTGCGGCGCCGGCCGTGAGGCCTGCCCATGCAGTGGAGGAATCGCGGAATCCCATGAGCTGATGTGCAGCGGCGGCACTCGCGCGCGCGGAGCGGGTTGAGACGCTCCGATGTGGCGCGGCGGCCGGTGTGCATGCACGCACAAGGACCCGGGGACA encodes:
- the rpsL gene encoding 30S ribosomal protein S12; amino-acid sequence: MPTIQQLVRKGRQDKVEKNKTPALKGSPQRRGVCTRVYTTTPKKPNSALRKVARVRLTSGIEVTAYIPGEGHNLQEHSIVLVRGGRVKDLPGVRYKIIRGSLDTQGVKNRKQARSRYGAKKEK